Proteins from a single region of Pseudomonas fulva:
- a CDS encoding extracellular solute-binding protein, with translation MTRPLRSFLMHGSALLLLGLASLAQAAPQHALTLYGEAPKYPANFKHFDYVNPDAPKGGVLRLPGLNGFDSFNPFIPKGNPADRIGLIYDTLTYHSPDEPFTEYGLLAEKVEKGADDSYVRFHLNPKARFHDGEPVTAEDVIFTFNTLLEHGDPLYRHYYADVADVVAENPRTVRFNFKHAGNRELPLILGQLQVLPKHWWADRDFSRGSLEPPLGSGPYRIASFSPNSSIRFERVKDWWAKDLPVARGMYNFDEIRIEYFRDMAVALEAFKAGQFDVNLEYSAKDWATGYNSPALRAGRFVQEAFPNRNPAGMQGFVFNTRKPMFQDPRVREAIAQLFDFEWANKQLFYGAYKRTHSYFENSEMAARGLPSPAELKLLEPLRGQIPDRVFTEAFAPPVSDGSGIIRDQARRAYQLLTEAGYRIENDKMVDANGNQLAFEFLNTQANLERVILPFKRNLAELGIDLQIRRVDVSQYMNRLRSRDFDMTSSIWPQSSSPGNEQREFWHSSSADNPGSRNLIGLRDPAIDKLVEGLIQADSRESLITHTRALDRVLLWGNYVVPNYYVDAYRVAYWKRFGHPEKSPLYDYGLMTWWQEKPIGEVISRDDASTPEQEAR, from the coding sequence ATGACGCGCCCACTGCGTTCATTTCTCATGCACGGCAGCGCCCTGCTGCTGCTCGGCCTCGCCAGCCTGGCCCAGGCCGCCCCGCAACACGCCCTGACGCTGTACGGCGAGGCGCCGAAATACCCGGCCAACTTCAAGCATTTCGATTATGTGAACCCCGATGCGCCCAAGGGCGGCGTGCTGCGTCTGCCGGGCCTCAACGGCTTCGACAGCTTCAACCCGTTCATTCCCAAGGGCAATCCGGCCGACCGTATCGGCCTGATCTACGACACCCTCACCTACCATTCGCCGGATGAGCCCTTCACCGAATACGGCCTGCTCGCCGAAAAGGTCGAGAAAGGGGCCGACGACAGTTACGTGCGCTTCCATCTCAACCCCAAGGCACGCTTTCACGACGGCGAGCCGGTCACCGCCGAGGACGTGATCTTCACCTTCAACACCTTGCTCGAACATGGCGACCCGCTGTACCGGCACTATTACGCCGACGTGGCCGACGTGGTCGCCGAGAACCCACGCACCGTGCGCTTCAACTTCAAGCATGCCGGCAACCGCGAGCTGCCGCTGATCCTCGGCCAGTTGCAGGTGCTGCCCAAGCACTGGTGGGCTGACCGTGATTTTTCCCGGGGCAGCCTGGAGCCGCCGCTGGGCAGCGGCCCCTACCGCATCGCCAGCTTCTCACCGAACAGCTCCATCCGCTTCGAACGCGTGAAGGACTGGTGGGCCAAGGACCTGCCGGTGGCCCGCGGGATGTACAACTTCGACGAAATCCGTATCGAGTACTTTCGCGACATGGCCGTGGCCCTGGAGGCCTTCAAGGCCGGCCAGTTCGACGTCAACCTCGAGTACTCGGCCAAGGACTGGGCCACCGGCTACAACTCGCCGGCGCTGCGCGCCGGCCGCTTCGTCCAGGAAGCCTTCCCCAACCGCAACCCGGCCGGCATGCAGGGCTTCGTGTTCAATACCCGCAAGCCGATGTTCCAGGACCCTCGGGTGCGTGAGGCGATCGCCCAGCTGTTCGATTTCGAATGGGCCAACAAGCAGCTGTTCTACGGGGCCTACAAGCGCACCCACAGCTACTTCGAGAACTCGGAAATGGCCGCCCGGGGCCTGCCCAGCCCGGCCGAGCTGAAGCTGTTGGAGCCGCTGCGCGGGCAGATTCCCGATCGCGTGTTCACCGAAGCCTTCGCACCGCCGGTCAGCGACGGCAGCGGCATCATTCGCGACCAGGCGCGCCGCGCCTATCAGCTGCTCACCGAGGCCGGCTACCGGATCGAGAACGACAAGATGGTCGATGCCAATGGCAACCAGCTGGCATTCGAATTCCTCAACACCCAGGCCAACCTGGAGCGGGTGATCCTGCCATTCAAGCGCAACCTGGCCGAACTGGGCATCGACCTGCAGATTCGCCGCGTCGACGTTTCCCAGTACATGAACCGCCTGCGCTCGCGGGACTTCGACATGACGTCGTCGATCTGGCCGCAATCCAGCTCGCCCGGCAACGAGCAGCGCGAATTCTGGCACTCCAGCAGTGCCGACAACCCGGGCAGCCGCAACCTCATCGGGTTGCGTGACCCGGCGATCGACAAACTGGTCGAGGGGCTGATCCAGGCCGACTCCCGCGAGTCGCTGATCACCCATACCCGCGCCCTGGATCGCGTGCTGCTGTGGGGCAACTACGTGGTGCCCAACTACTACGTGGATGCCTACCGTGTCGCCTACTGGAAGCGCTTCGGCCATCCCGAGAAATCGCCGCTCTACGACTATGGCCTGATGACCTGGTGGCAGGAAAAGCCGATCGGCGAAGTGATCAGCCGCGACGATGCGTCCACCCCCGAGCAGGAAGCCCGCTAG
- a CDS encoding microcin C ABC transporter permease YejB, with translation MLAYILRRLLLIIPTVFGILVINFAIIQAAPGGPVEQMIAKLEGFDAAAGGATGRISGGGGEVSTAGSNYRGAQGLDPELIAEIEKMYGFDKSAPERFWIMIKNYARLDFGESFFRDAKVIDLIVEKMPVSISLGLWSTLIMYLVSIPLGIAKATRHGSAFDVWTSSAIIVGYAIPAFLFAILLIVLFAGGSYWDFFPLRGLTSSNFEELSLSGKILDYFWHLALPVTALVIGNFATLTLLTKNSFLDEINKQYVTTARAKGLSNARVLYGHVFRNAMLLIIAGFPAAFIGIFFTGSLLIEVIFSLDGLGLLSFEAAINRDYPVVFGTLFIFTLLGLVVKLIGDITYTLVDPRIDFESREA, from the coding sequence ATGCTCGCCTATATCCTGCGGCGCCTGCTGCTGATCATCCCGACCGTGTTCGGCATTCTGGTCATCAACTTCGCGATCATTCAGGCCGCGCCCGGCGGCCCGGTAGAACAGATGATTGCCAAGCTCGAGGGCTTCGACGCGGCCGCCGGCGGCGCCACGGGGCGCATCTCCGGTGGCGGCGGCGAGGTGTCCACCGCCGGCTCCAACTACCGCGGCGCCCAGGGCCTGGATCCGGAGCTGATCGCCGAAATCGAGAAGATGTACGGTTTCGACAAGTCGGCCCCCGAACGCTTCTGGATCATGATCAAGAACTACGCCAGGCTGGACTTCGGCGAAAGCTTCTTTCGCGATGCCAAGGTCATCGACCTGATCGTGGAAAAGATGCCGGTGTCCATTTCCCTGGGGTTGTGGAGCACGCTGATCATGTACCTGGTGTCCATCCCGCTGGGTATCGCCAAGGCCACCCGACACGGCAGCGCCTTCGACGTGTGGACCAGCTCGGCGATCATCGTCGGTTACGCCATTCCGGCGTTCCTGTTCGCCATCCTGCTGATCGTGCTGTTCGCCGGCGGCAGCTACTGGGACTTCTTCCCGCTGCGCGGCCTGACGTCCAGCAACTTCGAGGAGCTGAGCCTGAGCGGCAAGATCCTCGACTACTTCTGGCACCTGGCCCTGCCGGTCACCGCCCTGGTGATCGGCAACTTCGCCACCCTGACGCTGCTGACCAAGAACAGCTTTCTCGACGAGATCAACAAGCAGTACGTGACCACCGCCAGGGCCAAGGGCCTGAGCAACGCCCGGGTGCTCTACGGCCACGTGTTCCGTAACGCCATGCTGCTGATCATCGCCGGTTTCCCGGCCGCCTTCATCGGCATCTTCTTCACCGGCTCACTGCTCATCGAGGTGATCTTCTCCCTCGACGGCCTGGGCCTGTTGAGTTTCGAGGCGGCGATCAACCGCGATTACCCGGTGGTCTTCGGCACCCTGTTCATCTTCACCTTGCTGGGACTGGTCGTGAAACTGATCGGTGACATCACCTACACCCTGGTCGATCCACGCATCGACTTCGAAAGCAGGGAGGCCTGA
- a CDS encoding ABC transporter permease: MALSPLNQRRFERFKAHKRGWWSLWIFLALFFVTLGAELIANDKPLVVSYDGQYYFPVLKRYPETTFGGEFPLQANYKSPYIQELIEQKDGWMVWPPIPFSYSSINYDLKVPAPAPPSAANWLGTDDQGRDVLARVIYGFRISVLFALALTLASSVIGVAAGALQGFYGGWVDLAGQRFLEIWSGLPVLYLLIILASFVQPNFWWLLGLMLLFSWMSLVDVVRAEFLRGRNLEYVRAARALGMRNGAIMFRHILPNAMVSTMTFLPFIVTGAIGTLTALDFLGFGLPAGAPSLGELVAQGKSNLQAPWLGISAFAVLAIMLSLLVFIGEAARDAFDPRK, translated from the coding sequence ATGGCACTTTCCCCGCTCAATCAGCGCCGTTTCGAGCGCTTCAAGGCCCACAAGCGCGGCTGGTGGTCGCTGTGGATCTTTCTCGCGCTGTTCTTCGTGACCCTGGGCGCCGAGCTGATCGCCAACGACAAGCCGCTGGTGGTCAGCTATGACGGCCAGTACTACTTCCCGGTGCTCAAGCGCTACCCGGAAACCACCTTTGGCGGTGAATTTCCGCTGCAGGCCAACTACAAGAGCCCGTATATCCAGGAGCTGATCGAGCAGAAGGACGGCTGGATGGTCTGGCCGCCGATCCCCTTCAGCTATTCGAGCATCAACTACGACCTCAAGGTGCCCGCCCCCGCACCGCCCTCGGCAGCCAACTGGCTGGGCACCGACGACCAGGGCCGCGACGTGCTGGCCCGGGTCATCTATGGCTTTCGGATTTCCGTGCTGTTCGCCCTGGCGCTGACCCTGGCCAGTTCGGTGATCGGCGTTGCCGCCGGCGCCCTGCAGGGTTTCTACGGCGGCTGGGTGGACCTGGCCGGGCAACGCTTCCTGGAGATCTGGTCGGGCCTGCCGGTGCTTTACCTGCTGATCATTCTGGCCAGCTTCGTGCAGCCCAACTTCTGGTGGCTGCTCGGCCTGATGCTGCTGTTTTCCTGGATGAGCCTGGTGGACGTGGTGCGCGCCGAGTTCCTGCGCGGCCGCAACCTCGAATACGTGCGTGCAGCCCGTGCCCTGGGCATGCGCAATGGGGCGATCATGTTCCGCCATATCCTGCCCAATGCCATGGTCTCGACCATGACCTTCCTGCCGTTCATCGTCACGGGCGCCATCGGCACCCTCACCGCCCTGGACTTCCTGGGCTTCGGCCTGCCGGCCGGCGCACCGTCGCTCGGCGAGCTGGTCGCCCAGGGCAAGTCCAACCTGCAGGCGCCCTGGCTGGGCATCAGTGCCTTCGCCGTACTGGCCATCATGTTGAGCCTGCTGGTGTTCATCGGCGAAGCGGCTCGCGATGCGTTCGACCCGAGGAAATAA
- the lon gene encoding endopeptidase La yields MKTTIELPLLPLRDVVVYPHMVIPLFVGREKSIEALEAAMNGEKQILLLAQKDPADDEPSEEGLYRVGTVATVLQLLKLPDGTVKVLVEGEQRGEIEQFIEADGYSAAEVQLLDEVEAPERESEVFTRSLLSQFEQYVQLGKKVPAEVLSSLNSIDEPSRLVDTMAAHMVLKIEQKQEILEIVDLPTRVEHVLALLDAEIDLLQVEKRIRGRVKKQMERSQREYYLNEQMKAIQKELGDSEEGHNELDELKRRIENAGLTKEAYGKAQAELNKLKQMSPMSAEATVVRSYIDWLVNVPWKAQSKVRLDLARAENILDADHYGLEEVKERILEYLAVQKRVKKLKGPVLCLVGPPGVGKTSLAESIASATNRKFVRMALGGVRDEAEIRGHRRTYIGSMPGRLIQKMTKVGVRNPLFLLDEIDKMGQDMRGDPASALLEVLDPEQNHNFNDHYLEVDYDLSDVMFLCTANSMNIPAALLDRMEVIRLPGYTEDEKVNIATKYLAPKQIQANGLKKTELEFEEAAIRDIIRYYTREAGVRSLERQIAKVCRRAVKKHAKEKRFHVVVTADSLEDFLGVRKHRYGLAEQQDQIGQVTGLAWTQVGGELLTIEAAVVPGKGNLIKTGSLGDVMVESITAAQTVVRSRAQSLGVAPDFYEKRDIHIHMPEGATPKDGPSAGVGMCTALVSALTQIPVRADVAMTGEITLRGQVLAIGGLKEKLLAAHRGGIKTVIIPQENVRDLKEIPENIKQDLQIKPVKWIDEVLQIALQYAPEPLPDAAPELVAKDEKRESDSKERISTH; encoded by the coding sequence ATGAAGACAACCATCGAATTGCCTCTCCTGCCTTTGCGCGATGTCGTGGTCTATCCGCACATGGTCATCCCGCTTTTCGTAGGCCGTGAGAAATCCATCGAAGCGCTCGAAGCGGCGATGAATGGTGAGAAGCAGATCCTGCTGCTCGCCCAGAAAGATCCCGCGGACGATGAACCGAGTGAAGAAGGGCTCTACCGAGTCGGCACCGTCGCCACGGTGCTGCAACTGCTCAAGTTGCCCGATGGCACCGTCAAGGTGCTGGTCGAGGGCGAGCAGCGCGGCGAGATCGAGCAGTTCATCGAGGCCGACGGCTACAGCGCCGCTGAAGTGCAGCTGCTCGACGAGGTCGAAGCTCCCGAGCGTGAGAGCGAGGTGTTCACCCGCAGCCTGCTCAGCCAGTTCGAGCAGTACGTGCAACTGGGCAAGAAGGTGCCGGCCGAGGTGCTTTCCTCGCTCAACAGCATCGATGAGCCCAGCCGCCTGGTCGATACCATGGCCGCGCACATGGTGCTCAAGATCGAGCAGAAGCAGGAAATCCTTGAGATCGTCGACCTGCCGACCCGGGTCGAGCACGTGCTGGCCCTGCTGGACGCGGAGATCGACCTGCTGCAGGTCGAGAAACGCATCCGTGGCCGCGTGAAGAAGCAGATGGAGCGCAGCCAGCGTGAGTACTACCTGAATGAGCAGATGAAGGCCATTCAGAAAGAGCTGGGCGACAGCGAAGAGGGCCATAACGAGCTCGATGAGCTCAAGCGCCGCATCGAAAACGCCGGGCTCACCAAGGAAGCCTATGGCAAGGCCCAGGCCGAGCTGAACAAGCTCAAGCAGATGTCGCCGATGTCTGCCGAAGCCACCGTGGTGCGCTCCTACATCGACTGGCTGGTGAACGTGCCATGGAAAGCGCAGAGCAAGGTGCGCCTGGACCTGGCGCGCGCCGAGAACATCCTCGATGCCGATCACTACGGCCTCGAGGAGGTCAAGGAACGCATCCTCGAGTACCTCGCCGTGCAGAAGCGCGTGAAGAAGCTCAAGGGCCCGGTTCTGTGCCTGGTCGGCCCGCCTGGCGTGGGCAAGACCTCGCTGGCCGAGTCGATCGCCAGCGCGACCAATCGCAAGTTCGTGCGCATGGCCCTGGGCGGGGTGCGCGACGAAGCGGAAATCCGCGGTCACCGCCGTACCTACATCGGCTCCATGCCGGGTCGCCTGATCCAGAAGATGACCAAGGTCGGCGTGCGCAACCCCCTGTTCCTGCTCGACGAAATCGACAAGATGGGCCAGGACATGCGCGGCGATCCGGCTTCGGCGCTGCTCGAGGTGCTCGACCCGGAGCAAAACCACAACTTCAACGACCACTATCTGGAAGTCGACTACGACCTGTCCGACGTGATGTTCCTGTGCACCGCCAACTCCATGAACATTCCAGCCGCGCTGCTGGACCGCATGGAAGTGATTCGCCTGCCGGGTTACACCGAAGACGAGAAGGTCAATATCGCCACCAAATACCTCGCACCAAAGCAGATTCAGGCCAACGGTTTGAAGAAGACCGAGCTGGAATTCGAGGAAGCGGCGATCCGTGACATCATTCGTTACTACACGCGCGAGGCGGGCGTACGCAGCCTCGAGCGGCAGATCGCCAAGGTTTGCCGGCGTGCGGTGAAGAAGCACGCCAAGGAAAAACGCTTCCATGTCGTGGTCACCGCCGACTCGCTCGAGGATTTCCTGGGCGTGCGCAAGCACCGCTATGGTCTCGCCGAACAGCAGGATCAGATCGGTCAGGTGACCGGGCTGGCCTGGACCCAGGTGGGCGGCGAATTGCTGACCATCGAGGCTGCCGTGGTGCCCGGCAAGGGCAATCTGATCAAGACCGGCTCGCTGGGCGATGTCATGGTCGAATCGATCACGGCCGCGCAGACCGTGGTTCGCAGCCGTGCCCAGAGCCTCGGCGTGGCGCCGGATTTCTACGAGAAACGCGACATCCACATCCACATGCCCGAGGGCGCCACGCCCAAGGATGGCCCGAGTGCCGGTGTGGGCATGTGCACCGCTCTGGTGTCGGCGCTGACGCAGATTCCGGTGCGCGCCGATGTCGCCATGACCGGGGAAATCACCCTGCGTGGTCAGGTATTGGCAATCGGCGGCCTGAAGGAAAAACTGCTGGCCGCACACCGGGGTGGAATCAAAACCGTGATCATTCCCCAGGAGAATGTTCGCGATCTCAAGGAAATTCCCGAGAACATCAAGCAGGACCTGCAGATTAAACCGGTTAAATGGATTGACGAGGTCCTGCAAATTGCGCTGCAATACGCGCCGGAGCCCTTGCCAGACGCGGCTCCGGAGTTGGTTGCAAAGGATGAAAAACGCGAGTCTGATTCCAAGGAGCGAATCAGCACGCATTAG
- the hupB gene encoding nucleoid-associated protein HU-beta has product MNKSELIDAIAASADIPKAVAGRALDAVIESVTGALKAGDSVVLVGFGTFAVKERAARTGRNPQTGKPISIAAAKIPGFKAGKALKDAVN; this is encoded by the coding sequence GTGAACAAGTCGGAACTGATCGATGCCATCGCCGCATCTGCTGATATCCCGAAAGCTGTTGCTGGCCGTGCGCTGGACGCAGTGATTGAATCCGTTACTGGCGCTCTGAAGGCTGGTGATTCCGTTGTACTGGTTGGTTTCGGTACTTTCGCTGTCAAAGAGCGCGCTGCTCGCACTGGCCGCAACCCGCAGACTGGCAAGCCGATCAGCATCGCCGCTGCCAAGATCCCAGGTTTCAAAGCTGGTAAAGCACTGAAAGACGCCGTCAACTAA
- a CDS encoding ABC transporter ATP-binding protein, with the protein MSHPDNLVEIRDLSVAFVNGDSSRSVVKHINFEIRRGETLALVGESGSGKSVTAHSILRLLPYPLAQHPSGRINYGGEDLLKLPERKLRGIRGNRIAMVFQEPMTSLNPLHSIEKQINEVLALHKGLRGKAATQRTLELLELVGIPEPHKRLKALPHELSGGQRQRVMIAMALANEPELLIADEPTTALDVTVQLKILELLKDLQARLGMAMLIITHDLKLVRRIAQRVCVMQNGELVEQADCETLFTTPQHPYTCELLAAEPDGDPVASEDAQTLLAVEDLRVWFPIKKGLLRRTVDHVKAVDGINFSLQRGQTLGIVGESGSGKSTLGLAILRLIGSQGRIRFGDHHLDGLSQGDVRPLRREMQVVFQDPFGSLSPRMTVGMIVGEGLRIHRIGTAAEQEQAIIDALQEVGLDPQSRHRYPHEFSGGQRQRIAIARALVLKPALILLDEPTSALDRTVQRQVVDLLRSLQAKYNLSYLFISHDLAVVRAISHQLMVVKQGQVVEQGDARAIFQAPQHPYTQQLLEAAFLTDVKPETA; encoded by the coding sequence ATGAGCCACCCCGATAACCTCGTCGAAATCCGCGACCTCTCCGTCGCCTTCGTCAACGGCGACAGCAGCCGCAGCGTGGTCAAGCACATCAACTTCGAGATTCGCCGGGGCGAGACCCTGGCGCTGGTCGGTGAAAGCGGCTCCGGCAAGTCGGTGACCGCCCACTCGATCCTGCGCCTGCTGCCCTACCCCCTGGCCCAGCATCCCAGTGGCCGTATCAACTATGGCGGCGAAGACCTGCTCAAACTGCCCGAACGCAAACTGCGTGGCATCCGCGGCAACCGCATCGCCATGGTGTTCCAGGAACCGATGACCTCGCTGAACCCGCTGCACAGCATCGAAAAACAGATCAATGAAGTACTTGCCCTGCACAAGGGCCTGCGCGGCAAGGCCGCTACCCAGCGCACCCTGGAGCTGCTGGAGCTGGTCGGCATCCCGGAACCGCACAAGCGCCTCAAGGCCCTGCCCCATGAGCTGTCGGGCGGCCAACGCCAGCGGGTGATGATCGCCATGGCACTGGCCAACGAGCCGGAGCTGCTGATCGCCGACGAGCCGACCACCGCGCTGGACGTGACCGTGCAACTGAAGATCCTCGAGCTGCTCAAGGACCTGCAGGCGCGCCTGGGCATGGCCATGCTGATCATCACCCATGACCTCAAGCTGGTACGCCGTATCGCGCAACGCGTGTGCGTGATGCAGAACGGCGAGCTGGTCGAGCAGGCGGATTGCGAAACGCTGTTCACCACGCCGCAGCACCCCTACACCTGCGAGCTGCTGGCCGCCGAGCCGGACGGCGACCCGGTCGCCAGCGAAGACGCGCAGACGCTGCTGGCCGTGGAGGACCTGCGGGTCTGGTTCCCGATCAAGAAAGGGTTGCTGCGCCGCACGGTCGACCACGTCAAGGCCGTGGACGGCATCAACTTCAGCCTGCAACGTGGCCAGACCCTTGGCATCGTGGGCGAGAGCGGCTCGGGGAAATCGACCCTGGGCCTGGCGATCCTGCGCCTGATCGGCAGTCAGGGCCGCATCCGCTTCGGCGATCACCACCTGGACGGCCTGTCCCAGGGCGACGTGCGCCCACTACGCCGTGAAATGCAGGTGGTCTTCCAGGACCCCTTCGGCAGCCTCAGCCCGCGCATGACGGTGGGCATGATCGTCGGTGAAGGGCTGCGCATCCATCGCATCGGCACCGCGGCCGAACAGGAGCAGGCGATCATCGATGCGCTGCAGGAAGTCGGCCTGGATCCGCAAAGCCGCCATCGTTACCCCCACGAGTTTTCCGGTGGGCAGCGTCAGCGCATCGCCATCGCCCGCGCCCTGGTGCTCAAGCCGGCGCTGATCCTCCTTGACGAGCCGACCTCGGCCCTGGACCGCACCGTGCAGCGCCAGGTGGTCGACCTGCTGCGCTCGCTGCAGGCCAAGTACAACCTGAGCTACCTGTTCATCAGCCATGACCTGGCGGTGGTCCGCGCGATCAGCCATCAATTGATGGTGGTGAAACAGGGCCAGGTCGTCGAGCAAGGCGACGCCAGGGCAATCTTTCAGGCGCCGCAACATCCCTATACCCAGCAGCTTCTGGAAGCGGCATTTCTCACCGACGTCAAACCTGAAACAGCCTGA
- a CDS encoding SurA N-terminal domain-containing protein, with amino-acid sequence MLQNIRDNSQGWIAKTIIGLIVVLMALTGVDAIITGTGNSQNAADVNGEKISQNELNQAVEMQRRQLLQQLGKEFDPAMLDERLLREASLKGLIERSLLLQGAKDSKFAFSQAALDQVIVQTPEFQVEGRFNADRFDQVIRQLGYTRMQFRQMLEQEMLIGQLRAGISGSGFVTDEEVTAFARLEKQTRDFATRTLKADPAAVKVSDDDVKAYYDAQQSQFMSPEQVVIEYVELKKDAFFSQVSVGDDEMKAAYESEIANLAEQRQAAHILIEVGGDVSDEQAKARIEEVQKRLQGGEDFAALAKEFSQDPGSASEGGDLGYAGKGVYDPAFEDALYALKQDEVSAPVRTEFGWHLIKLLGVQAPDVPSFDSLKEKLETDLKAQRVEQRFVEATKQLEDSAFESSDLAQPAQELGLKVQTSEPFGRQGGEGIAANRQVLQAAFSQEVLEDGSNSSAIELDPNTLVVIRVKEHRKPQQLELDQVSDSIRAQLTKTRASEAAKAAGEQMVAELRDGKVKPEGAEWQVVEAATRNQDGVDPAVLQALFRMPKPTGEKSEFSGIVLANGDFVVIRLKGVSEPEQALSDEEKAMYRRFLASRSGQEDFAAYRKLLESKADIERY; translated from the coding sequence ATGCTGCAAAATATCAGGGACAATTCACAGGGTTGGATTGCCAAAACCATCATCGGCCTGATCGTCGTTCTCATGGCGTTGACGGGCGTTGACGCGATCATCACCGGCACCGGCAACAGCCAGAACGCCGCCGACGTGAATGGCGAGAAGATCAGCCAGAACGAGCTCAACCAGGCTGTGGAAATGCAGCGCCGCCAGTTGCTGCAGCAACTGGGCAAGGAATTCGACCCGGCCATGCTGGATGAGCGTCTGCTGCGCGAGGCCTCCCTCAAAGGGTTGATCGAGCGTTCGCTGCTGTTGCAGGGCGCCAAGGACTCCAAGTTCGCCTTTTCCCAGGCCGCACTCGACCAGGTGATCGTGCAGACGCCCGAGTTCCAGGTGGAGGGGCGCTTCAATGCCGACCGCTTCGACCAGGTGATTCGTCAGCTTGGCTACACCCGCATGCAGTTCCGTCAGATGCTCGAGCAGGAAATGCTGATCGGCCAGCTGCGCGCCGGTATCTCCGGTAGCGGTTTCGTCACCGATGAAGAAGTGACGGCCTTCGCGCGCCTCGAGAAGCAGACCCGTGACTTCGCGACCCGCACCCTCAAGGCGGATCCTGCCGCGGTGAAGGTCAGCGATGATGACGTGAAGGCTTATTACGATGCCCAGCAGTCTCAGTTCATGAGCCCGGAGCAGGTGGTCATCGAGTACGTCGAACTGAAGAAGGACGCCTTCTTCTCGCAGGTTTCCGTTGGCGACGACGAAATGAAGGCTGCCTACGAGTCGGAAATCGCCAACCTGGCCGAACAGCGTCAGGCCGCTCACATCCTGATCGAGGTGGGCGGCGACGTCAGCGACGAGCAGGCCAAGGCCAGGATCGAAGAGGTTCAGAAGCGCTTGCAGGGCGGTGAGGACTTCGCAGCCCTGGCCAAGGAGTTCTCTCAGGACCCGGGCTCGGCCAGCGAAGGCGGTGACCTGGGCTATGCGGGCAAGGGCGTTTACGACCCGGCCTTCGAGGATGCCCTGTACGCGCTGAAGCAGGATGAAGTATCGGCACCGGTGCGCACCGAGTTCGGCTGGCACCTGATCAAGCTGCTCGGCGTCCAGGCCCCTGACGTGCCATCTTTCGACAGCCTGAAGGAAAAACTCGAGACCGACCTCAAGGCGCAACGCGTCGAGCAGCGTTTCGTGGAAGCTACCAAGCAGCTCGAAGACTCCGCCTTCGAATCCTCGGACCTGGCGCAACCCGCCCAGGAACTGGGCCTGAAGGTGCAGACCAGCGAGCCGTTCGGTCGCCAGGGTGGTGAAGGCATTGCCGCCAACCGTCAGGTCCTGCAGGCCGCTTTCAGCCAGGAAGTGCTGGAAGATGGCAGCAACAGCAGCGCCATCGAACTCGACCCGAATACCCTGGTGGTCATCCGCGTCAAGGAACACCGCAAGCCGCAACAGCTGGAGCTCGATCAGGTCAGCGACAGCATCCGTGCCCAGCTGACCAAGACCCGCGCCAGTGAGGCCGCCAAGGCCGCTGGCGAGCAGATGGTCGCCGAGCTGCGTGATGGCAAGGTAAAGCCCGAAGGCGCCGAATGGCAGGTCGTCGAGGCCGCCACTCGCAACCAGGACGGCGTCGATCCGGCTGTGCTGCAGGCGCTGTTCCGGATGCCCAAGCCGACCGGCGAGAAGTCCGAGTTCAGCGGCATTGTACTGGCCAATGGTGACTTCGTGGTGATTCGCCTGAAGGGCGTCAGCGAGCCGGAGCAGGCCCTGAGCGACGAGGAGAAGGCCATGTACCGCCGTTTCCTCGCCTCGCGCAGCGGCCAGGAGGATTTCGCCGCCTACCGCAAGCTGTTGGAAAGCAAGGCGGATATCGAGCGTTATTAA